A single window of Taeniopygia guttata chromosome 1, bTaeGut7.mat, whole genome shotgun sequence DNA harbors:
- the HMGB1 gene encoding high mobility group protein B1: MGKGDPKKPRGKMSSYAFFVQTCREEHKKKHPDASVNFSEFSKKCSERWKTMSSKEKGKFEDMAKADKLRYEKEMKNYVPPKGETKKKFKDPNAPKRPPSAFFLFCSEFRPKIKGEHPGLSIGDVAKKLGEMWNNTAADDKQPYEKKAAKLKEKYEKDIAAYRAKGKVDGGKKVVAKAEKSKKKKEEEEDEDEDEEDEDDEEEEEEEDEDDDDDE, from the exons atgGGTAAAGGTGATCCTAAGAAGCCGAGAGGTAAAATGTCTTCATACGCCTTCTTTGTGCAAACCTGTCGGGAGGAGCACAAGAAGAAACATCCAGATGCGTCAGTGAACTTCTCAGAGTTCTCAAAAAAATGCTCAGAACGATGGAAG ACTATGTCTTCTAAGGAGAAAGGGAAGTTTGAAGATATGGCAAAGGCTGACAAGCTTCgttatgaaaaagaaatgaaaaactaTGTACCACCTAAgggggaaacaaaaaagaagttCAAGGATCCAAATGCACCGAAGAGGCCTCC ttcggcttttttcttgttttgctctGAGTTTCGTCCAAAAATCAAAGGAGAACATCCCGGTCTGTCCATTGGAGATGTTGCAAAGAAACTGGGAGAGATGTGGAACAACACCGCTGCAGATGATAAACAGCCTTATGAAAAGAAGGCTGCCAAGCTGAAGGAGAAGTACGAAAAG GATATTGCTGCGTACCGGGCCAAAGGGAAGGTTGACGGAGGCAAGAAAGTAGTTGCCAAGGCTGAGAAGagcaagaagaagaaggaagaggaggaggatgaggacgaagatgaagaggatgaagatgatgaagaggaagaagaagaggaggatgaagatgatgatgatgatgaataA